In Deltaproteobacteria bacterium, the sequence ACGGCACAAACTCCGCCCAGCCGCGATTCGCCAATACCTTCGTGATCGCCGCCGTCAAGGTCGTCTTCCCGTGATCCACGTGACCGATCGTTCCCACGTTCACGTGAGGCTTCGTGCGCTCAAACTTCTGCTTGGACATGGATTCGGCTCCTCCGGGAAAGA encodes:
- the tuf gene encoding elongation factor Tu (EF-Tu; promotes GTP-dependent binding of aminoacyl-tRNA to the A-site of ribosomes during protein biosynthesis; when the tRNA anticodon matches the mRNA codon, GTP hydrolysis results; the inactive EF-Tu-GDP leaves the ribosome and release of GDP is promoted by elongation factor Ts; many prokaryotes have two copies of the gene encoding EF-Tu), translating into MSKQKFERTKPHVNVGTIGHVDHGKTTLTAAITKVLANRGWAEFVP